One window of the Saccopteryx bilineata isolate mSacBil1 chromosome 2, mSacBil1_pri_phased_curated, whole genome shotgun sequence genome contains the following:
- the ASPHD2 gene encoding aspartate beta-hydroxylase domain-containing protein 2: MSLEWLMAWSWSLDGLRDYIATGIQSVRDCDTTAVITVACLLVLFVWYCYHVGREQPRPYVSVNSLMQGADANGLQNGYVYCQSPECVRCTHNEGLNQKLYHNLQEYAKRYSWSGMGRIHKGIREQGRYLSNRPSIQKPEVFFLPDLPTMPYFSRDAQKHDVELLERNFQTILCEFEALYKAFSNCSLPQGWKMNSTPSGEWVTFYLVNQGVCVPRNCRKCPRTYRLLGSLRTCIGNNVFGNACISVLSPGTVITEHYGPTNIRIRCHLGLKTPSGCELVVGGEPQCWAEGRCLLFDDSFLHTAFHEGSAEDGPRVVFMVDLWHPNVAAAERQALDFIFAPGR; the protein is encoded by the exons ATGTCGCTCGAGTGGCTGATGGCCTGGAGCTGGTCGCTGGACGGCCTGCGGGACTACATCGCCACGGGGATCCAGTCCGTGCGGGACTGCGACACCACTGCCGTCATCACCGTGGCCTGCCTGCTGGTCCTGTTCGTGTGGTACTGTTACCACGTGGGCCGGGAGCAGCCCCGGCCCTACGTCTCCGTCAACTCCCTCATGCAGGGTGCAGATGCCAACGGGCTGCAGAACGGGTACGTGTACTGCCAGTCCCCCGAGTGCGTGCGCTGCACCCACAACGAGGGCCTCAACCAGAAGCTCTACCACAACCTGCAGGAGTACGCCAAGCGCTACTCCTGGTCCGGCATGGGCCGCATCCACAAGGGCATCCGCGAGCAGGGCCGCTACCTCAGCAACCGGCCCTCCATCCAGAAGCCGGAGGTCTTCTTCCTGCCCGACCTCCCCACCATGCCCTATTTCTCCCGTGATGCCCAGAAGCACGACGTGGAGCTGCTGGAGCGGAACTTCCAGACCATCCTGTGCGAGTTTGAGGCCCTCTACAAAGCCTTCTCAAACTGCAGCCTCCCGCAGGGCTGGAAGATGAACAGCACCCCCAGCGGGGAGTGGGTCACCTTTTACTTGGTCAATCAGGGGGTTTGTGTTCCCAGGAACTGCAGGAAGTGCCCACGGACGTACCGCTTACTCGGAAGCCTTCGGACCTGTATTGGGAACAATGTTTTTGGGAACGCGTGCATCTCGGTGCTGAGCCCTGGGACAGTGATCACGGAGCACTATGGACCCACCAACATCCGCATCCGATGCCATTTAG GTCTGAAAACTCCCAGTGGCTGTGagctggtggtggggggagagccCCAGTGCTGGGCAGAAGGCCGCTGCCTCCTCTTCGATGACTCCTTCCTGCACACAGCATTCCATGAAG gttcAGCGGAGGATGGCCCACGGGTGGTTTTCATGGTGGATCTGTGGCATCCAAATGTGGCTGCGGCTGAACGGCAGGCCCTGGATTTCATCTTTGCCCCGGGCCGATGA